In Hallerella succinigenes, the following are encoded in one genomic region:
- a CDS encoding outer membrane beta-barrel protein: MIGLVAGLLLSASLAFAGEGRTGIYASGGAGLQFGSTEGSNTATNFLETLGIDDAGVESKGLQGFAFDLKLGYSIIPNLAVYGIGAVSTDATMTDENISFLYVGGGASYWFPMDIFVGGSIGAGRFNYENAVFTDDFGFSFRISAGKDWTIGSRGGIGVELYYQHAATEDDYSEWTGNMVGLKCNVSYR, encoded by the coding sequence ATGATTGGTTTGGTTGCGGGATTGCTTTTGAGCGCATCTCTTGCTTTTGCTGGTGAAGGTCGCACGGGCATTTATGCAAGTGGCGGCGCCGGTTTGCAGTTCGGTAGCACGGAAGGTTCGAATACGGCTACGAATTTTTTGGAAACGCTTGGCATAGACGATGCCGGTGTGGAATCCAAGGGTTTGCAAGGCTTTGCGTTTGACTTGAAGCTCGGCTACTCGATTATCCCGAACTTGGCTGTTTATGGTATTGGCGCGGTTTCGACCGATGCGACGATGACCGATGAAAATATCTCGTTCCTGTATGTGGGCGGTGGCGCTTCTTATTGGTTCCCGATGGATATTTTTGTCGGAGGCTCGATCGGTGCAGGTCGTTTTAATTATGAAAATGCAGTCTTTACCGATGACTTCGGATTCTCTTTCCGTATTTCGGCGGGTAAGGATTGGACCATCGGTTCTCGTGGCGGTATCGGCGTGGAACTTTACTACCAGCACGCGGCGACGGAAGACGACTATAGCGAATGGACCGGCAACATGGTCGGTTTGAAGTGTAACGTCAGCTATCGTTAA
- the pstB gene encoding phosphate ABC transporter ATP-binding protein PstB, whose amino-acid sequence MTQKEKITIQGMDLYYGNFHALKNVSLNIQQNEIMAFIGPSGCGKSTLLKSLNRMNDLVEGCKITGDIRLDGEDIYGKMDPNILRKRVGMVFQKPNPFPMSIYDNIAYGPRTHGIHKKEKLDEIVENSLKSSGVWDELKDRLKKNALGLSGGQQQRLCIARALAVSPEVLLMDEPTSALDPISTSKIEDLVLELKKDYTIVMVTHNMQQATRVSDRTAFFLLGEIIEVNQTETLFSLPKDKRTEDYITGRFG is encoded by the coding sequence ATGACACAAAAAGAAAAAATCACCATTCAGGGCATGGACCTTTACTATGGAAACTTTCATGCACTTAAAAATGTCAGCCTGAACATTCAGCAGAATGAAATCATGGCATTCATCGGGCCTTCCGGCTGCGGAAAAAGCACGTTGCTCAAATCCTTGAATCGCATGAACGATCTCGTGGAAGGTTGCAAAATCACGGGCGACATCCGCTTGGACGGCGAAGACATTTACGGCAAAATGGATCCGAACATTCTCCGCAAAAGAGTGGGCATGGTCTTTCAAAAGCCGAATCCATTTCCTATGAGTATCTACGACAACATCGCCTACGGTCCGCGAACCCACGGCATTCACAAAAAAGAAAAGCTCGATGAAATCGTCGAGAACTCGCTCAAAAGTTCGGGCGTTTGGGATGAACTCAAGGACCGCTTAAAAAAGAATGCCCTCGGGCTCTCTGGCGGACAGCAGCAAAGACTTTGCATCGCCCGCGCCCTCGCCGTCTCTCCCGAAGTCTTGCTGATGGACGAACCCACAAGCGCTCTTGACCCGATTTCGACTTCTAAAATCGAAGACCTGGTTCTTGAACTCAAAAAGGATTACACAATCGTCATGGTCACGCACAATATGCAACAGGCGACGCGAGTGTCCGACAGGACCGCCTTTTTCCTCCTGGGGGAAATCATCGAAGTCAATCAAACAGAAACCCTCTTCTCGCTGCCCAAGGACAAGCGTACTGAAGATTACATCACCGGGAGATTTGGATAA
- a CDS encoding substrate-binding domain-containing protein, with protein sequence MNKSTLVACSFALMALVLIVACNESKPKTQMEASEKSAAISVITREAGSGTRDAFTELVGTIVKENGKKKDITTKEALTIDGTQGVMSTVAGNEYAIGYISLGSWNNTIKALSVDGVEPSKENVKAAKYPISRPFNIATKGEGNALVKNFIEFIMSADGQGIIEAKGYVGVSDGARFESKKMKGKIIIAGSSSVSPVMEKLKEAYMALNPDVEIEIQTNDSSSGMLAAKEGTCDIGMASRDLKASEKEVLTGLTIARDGIAVVVNNQNRLSNISLADLRGIYTGNIRFWNQVK encoded by the coding sequence ATGAATAAATCCACTTTAGTTGCTTGCTCTTTTGCCTTGATGGCATTGGTTCTGATTGTCGCTTGCAACGAATCGAAGCCTAAAACTCAAATGGAAGCGAGCGAAAAATCCGCTGCGATTTCTGTGATTACCCGTGAAGCGGGTTCGGGTACGCGCGATGCGTTTACGGAACTCGTCGGAACGATTGTCAAGGAAAACGGAAAGAAAAAGGATATCACGACGAAGGAAGCGTTGACGATTGACGGTACCCAGGGTGTGATGAGCACGGTCGCCGGAAACGAATATGCAATCGGTTACATTTCGCTCGGTTCTTGGAATAATACGATCAAGGCACTCTCGGTCGATGGCGTGGAACCGTCTAAGGAAAATGTGAAGGCCGCAAAATATCCGATTTCGAGACCGTTCAACATTGCAACAAAGGGTGAAGGCAACGCTCTTGTCAAGAACTTCATCGAGTTCATCATGAGCGCAGATGGCCAGGGTATCATTGAAGCAAAAGGCTATGTCGGTGTTTCCGATGGAGCACGCTTTGAAAGCAAGAAGATGAAGGGCAAGATCATTATCGCAGGCTCTTCGAGTGTTTCCCCGGTGATGGAAAAACTGAAAGAAGCCTATATGGCCTTGAATCCGGATGTGGAAATTGAAATTCAAACAAACGATTCCTCTTCGGGTATGCTTGCCGCAAAAGAAGGTACTTGCGACATCGGCATGGCAAGTCGCGATTTGAAGGCGAGCGAAAAGGAAGTGCTCACCGGTTTGACGATTGCTCGCGATGGTATTGCTGTAGTGGTGAACAACCAGAATCGGCTTTCGAACATTTCTCTTGCGGATTTGCGCGGCATTTACACGGGCAACATTCGCTTCTGGAATCAGGTGAAGTAA
- a CDS encoding endonuclease/exonuclease/phosphatase family protein, translated as MRLVSWNVAGIRACIKKGLPDFLAKIDADVFCMQEVKAEMNQIDFHPEGYKEYLYPAKRKGFLFNRL; from the coding sequence ATGAGACTTGTCTCTTGGAATGTCGCAGGAATTCGCGCCTGCATCAAAAAAGGTCTTCCGGATTTTCTCGCAAAGATCGATGCGGACGTCTTTTGTATGCAAGAAGTCAAGGCGGAAATGAACCAGATCGATTTTCATCCGGAAGGTTATAAGGAATATCTTTACCCGGCCAAGCGCAAGGGCTTTTTGTTTAATAGGTTATAA
- a CDS encoding exodeoxyribonuclease III, which yields MRLVSWNVAGIRACIKKGLPDFLAKIDADVFCMQEVKAEMNQIDFHPEGYKEYLYPAKRKGYSGTMIYSKTEPQSIQYGYGESEYDDEGRSITAEFKDFYLVTTYVPNVKRDLSRLESRMHFEDTFKAYLKKLEEKKPVILCGDLNVAHNEIDIYNARSNRGHAGFTDEERAKFTDLLASGFVDTFRKLHPDTVRYSWWSYIGHARDNNVGWRLDYFVVSESLFPKVKESYIYDDVFGSDHCPVGLEI from the coding sequence ATGAGACTTGTCTCTTGGAATGTCGCAGGAATTCGCGCCTGCATCAAAAAAGGTCTTCCGGATTTTCTCGCAAAGATCGATGCGGACGTCTTTTGTATGCAAGAAGTCAAAGCGGAAATGAACCAAATCGATTTTCACCCGGAAGGTTACAAGGAATACCTTTACCCGGCCAAGCGCAAGGGCTATTCGGGAACAATGATCTACAGCAAAACGGAACCGCAGAGCATCCAGTATGGTTACGGTGAATCCGAGTATGACGATGAAGGTCGAAGCATTACCGCAGAATTCAAAGATTTTTACCTCGTCACGACCTATGTGCCGAATGTAAAACGGGATCTTTCCCGCTTAGAGTCCCGCATGCACTTTGAAGATACGTTCAAGGCGTACCTGAAAAAACTCGAAGAAAAGAAACCTGTGATTCTTTGCGGCGACCTGAACGTGGCACACAACGAAATCGATATTTACAACGCCCGTTCGAACCGCGGACACGCAGGCTTTACCGATGAAGAACGCGCGAAATTCACCGACCTCCTCGCGAGCGGTTTCGTCGATACGTTCCGCAAATTGCATCCGGATACGGTGCGTTACAGCTGGTGGAGTTACATTGGACACGCCCGTGACAACAACGTCGGATGGCGCTTGGACTATTTCGTCGTGTCGGAAAGTCTTTTTCCGAAGGTGAAAGAGTCGTATATCTACGATGACGTTTTCGGCAGTGACCACTGCCCCGTGGGTCTTGAAATTTAG
- a CDS encoding FISUMP domain-containing protein yields MKASWLNLNPKIHYGEYRDQRDGQIYKTVNIGNQIWFAENLNYATDASDSATGHLEFGKYYNWAAADTVCPAEWHLPTFDEWKTLAIAVGSFDSAGKYLKSLTGWESSGNGNDQYGFSIVPAGYFNDGGVVKMGEVAAFWSSTETNDKSKAFPWYFFYNSHSATGSSSVNKQLGFSVRCIKD; encoded by the coding sequence GTGAAGGCGTCCTGGTTGAATCTGAATCCAAAAATTCATTACGGGGAATACAGGGACCAGCGTGACGGACAAATTTACAAGACGGTCAATATAGGCAATCAAATCTGGTTCGCAGAAAATTTGAACTATGCAACGGACGCGTCGGATTCTGCGACTGGCCATTTGGAATTCGGAAAGTATTACAATTGGGCTGCTGCAGATACCGTATGCCCTGCGGAATGGCACTTGCCAACTTTTGATGAATGGAAAACATTGGCGATAGCTGTAGGTTCGTTCGATTCGGCTGGGAAGTATTTAAAATCTTTAACCGGTTGGGAATCGAGCGGAAACGGCAATGATCAATATGGATTTTCGATTGTGCCTGCGGGATATTTTAACGACGGCGGCGTAGTGAAAATGGGAGAAGTTGCGGCTTTTTGGAGTTCAACAGAAACGAATGACAAAAGTAAAGCGTTCCCATGGTATTTCTTTTATAACAGTCATTCTGCGACGGGATCGAGTTCGGTCAATAAGCAGTTGGGCTTTTCGGTCCGCTGTATCAAAGATTAG
- a CDS encoding putative transporter: MQWFIDLFTGSSVAQQVVVLSFTAAIGLMIGRIKVKGVSLGGAGALFVGILFGHFGLRMDPNVLHFMQEFGLILFVYTIGMQVGPGFIDSIRRHGLVLNILAVSIVLMGVLITVGIYFFTDMSQNVPVLIGMLCGAVTNTPSLGAANSALAAAGADTSLTGIGYAVAYPFGVIGIILVMLLVRLIFRKKPEAAAEEYTAELGKTRQDIVSCSLALENKNLFNARIKDIPGIRTSGIVITRLQRGDDVSMPDGKVVLQEGDKLHIVGFPNDVELMEKLIGSRLEKPITQLHSKIETRSILVTNKKVLGKTLGTLALEHYGVTASRVVRGEFKFTGRLDLRLKFADKVLVVGPSEGIDAVAKILGDSLKALDHPEIIPAFIGIFLGIILGSIPIAIPGMPTPLKLGLAGGPLIVAILLSRKRKLGPLNFFMAASANLMLRELGITLFLTCVGLNAGIKFFDVLLNGDGFYYMGLAALITFIPLMIAGIVGTLVFKVNYLSLCGMIAGSMTDPPALAFANSMTNSEATNVGYASVYPLTMLLRILSGQVLAILLLA, from the coding sequence ATGCAATGGTTCATTGATTTATTTACAGGATCTTCGGTCGCACAGCAGGTGGTCGTCCTTTCCTTTACGGCGGCCATCGGTCTCATGATCGGACGCATTAAGGTCAAGGGTGTAAGCCTCGGCGGTGCCGGAGCTCTCTTCGTTGGCATTCTCTTTGGGCATTTTGGCCTTCGCATGGATCCGAACGTTCTGCACTTTATGCAGGAATTCGGTTTGATTTTGTTCGTGTACACAATCGGTATGCAAGTGGGTCCGGGCTTTATCGACTCGATTCGCCGTCATGGTCTTGTACTGAACATTCTCGCAGTGAGCATTGTGCTGATGGGCGTTTTGATTACGGTCGGTATTTACTTCTTTACCGATATGAGCCAGAACGTTCCGGTGCTGATCGGTATGCTCTGCGGCGCCGTGACAAACACGCCTTCCCTGGGCGCCGCCAACTCAGCTCTTGCGGCGGCAGGTGCGGACACGTCTCTTACCGGTATCGGTTATGCGGTCGCTTACCCGTTCGGTGTAATCGGCATTATTCTGGTGATGCTTCTTGTGCGTCTCATTTTTAGAAAGAAGCCAGAGGCCGCTGCAGAGGAATACACGGCAGAGCTCGGCAAGACCCGTCAGGACATTGTCTCATGCAGTCTCGCTCTCGAAAACAAGAACCTTTTTAACGCGCGCATCAAGGACATTCCGGGCATTCGAACGAGCGGTATTGTGATTACCCGCTTGCAGCGCGGCGATGACGTCTCAATGCCGGACGGAAAGGTCGTTTTGCAGGAAGGCGACAAACTTCACATCGTCGGATTCCCGAACGATGTCGAGCTGATGGAAAAGCTGATCGGTTCGCGCCTTGAAAAGCCCATTACACAGCTCCATTCGAAGATTGAAACCCGCAGCATTCTTGTGACGAACAAAAAGGTTCTTGGCAAAACTCTCGGAACGCTCGCCCTGGAACATTACGGAGTGACCGCAAGCCGTGTCGTCCGCGGAGAATTCAAGTTCACCGGACGTCTCGATTTGCGTCTGAAATTTGCGGATAAGGTCCTTGTCGTCGGCCCGAGCGAAGGCATTGACGCCGTAGCAAAGATACTCGGCGATTCCCTCAAGGCTTTGGACCATCCGGAGATCATTCCGGCCTTTATCGGCATTTTCCTCGGCATTATTCTCGGATCGATTCCTATTGCGATTCCTGGCATGCCGACACCGCTCAAGCTCGGTCTTGCTGGTGGCCCGCTGATTGTTGCAATTCTGCTTTCTCGCAAGCGCAAGCTTGGCCCGCTAAACTTCTTTATGGCGGCAAGTGCAAACTTGATGCTCCGCGAACTAGGCATTACGTTGTTCCTTACGTGCGTTGGCTTGAATGCGGGTATTAAGTTCTTTGATGTTCTTTTGAACGGTGATGGTTTCTACTATATGGGACTCGCCGCCTTGATTACCTTCATTCCGCTGATGATCGCAGGCATTGTCGGAACCCTCGTCTTCAAGGTCAATTATTTGAGCCTCTGCGGTATGATCGCCGGTTCCATGACCGACCCTCCTGCCCTCGCCTTTGCCAACAGCATGACGAACAGCGAAGCGACAAATGTGGGATACGCCTCCGTTTACCCTCTGACGATGCTCTTACGCATCTTAAGCGGACAAGTTCTAGCGATACTCCTTCTCGCTTAA
- the pstA gene encoding phosphate ABC transporter permease PstA: MISYYKRSPLSLALRILVTLSIAITIFALGFLVIYILVKGIPFLKPSLFSLTYNSENVSFLPSILNTVIIILGSILIAGPLGICAAIYTVEYASRGNKIVGIVRLTTETLSGIPSIIYGLFGMLFFVTALHLGYSLVSGILTISIMILPLVMRTTEEALRSVPDSYREGSYGLGAGKLRTVLAVILPAAIPGILAGVILAVGRVVGETAALIYTAGTVADFPKGIFSSGRTLSVHMYELSREGLHTGEAYATSVILIVVVLLINWASNKFAKKLGKNS; this comes from the coding sequence ATGATCAGTTATTACAAACGTTCACCCCTTTCCCTGGCTCTGAGAATCCTTGTGACTCTCTCCATTGCGATAACAATTTTCGCATTGGGATTTTTGGTGATTTACATCCTTGTGAAGGGAATTCCCTTTCTCAAGCCGTCACTGTTTTCGCTCACCTACAATTCGGAAAACGTTTCGTTCTTGCCTTCCATTCTGAACACGGTGATCATTATCCTCGGATCGATTCTGATCGCAGGGCCTCTCGGCATCTGCGCCGCCATCTATACGGTGGAATATGCGAGCCGCGGAAATAAGATCGTCGGCATTGTAAGGCTCACCACGGAAACGCTTTCGGGCATTCCCTCGATCATCTACGGTCTATTCGGCATGCTCTTCTTTGTGACCGCCCTGCACCTGGGATATTCCCTCGTCTCCGGTATTCTGACGATTTCCATCATGATCCTTCCCCTGGTAATGCGTACAACGGAAGAAGCTCTGCGTTCCGTCCCGGACAGCTACCGCGAAGGTTCCTATGGACTTGGCGCAGGGAAGCTCCGAACCGTTCTCGCGGTGATTTTGCCCGCCGCCATTCCGGGCATCCTTGCGGGCGTCATTTTGGCGGTAGGTCGCGTCGTCGGTGAAACCGCAGCCTTGATCTACACGGCGGGAACGGTCGCCGATTTTCCGAAGGGAATCTTCTCTTCGGGCAGAACGCTTTCCGTCCACATGTACGAACTTTCTCGCGAAGGTCTTCACACCGGTGAAGCTTACGCCACATCGGTCATCTTGATCGTAGTCGTCCTTCTCATCAACTGGGCATCTAACAAATTCGCCAAAAAGCTTGGAAAAAACTCATGA
- the pstC gene encoding phosphate ABC transporter permease subunit PstC yields the protein MKFQFNTSFKEKIASHIFLVSALASILFVALICVFLFANGIPAILKIGISDFLFGKEWAPTDEPAVYGIFPMILGSVYVTLGALAIGASIGLLSAIFLARFCSDRMHKLLKPAVELLAGIPSVIYGFFGLVVIVPFVRQNFGGSGASILTASILLGIMILPTIISVSEAALRAVPNSYYEGSLALGATHERSVFFTVLPAATSGIVAGFILGFGRAIGETMAVILVAGNQARMPNGILGGIRTLTANIVLEMGYAADLHREALIATGVVLFTFILIINLMFSILKKRVIQ from the coding sequence ATGAAGTTTCAATTTAACACATCATTCAAAGAGAAAATCGCCTCGCATATCTTTTTAGTTTCGGCTCTCGCGAGTATTCTCTTTGTAGCGCTGATTTGCGTTTTCCTGTTTGCAAACGGTATTCCGGCGATTCTTAAAATCGGCATTTCGGATTTTTTGTTCGGCAAGGAATGGGCGCCTACAGACGAACCTGCCGTTTACGGAATTTTCCCGATGATTCTCGGCAGTGTTTATGTAACTCTAGGAGCGCTTGCGATTGGCGCTTCGATAGGACTTTTGTCTGCGATTTTCCTTGCGCGATTCTGTTCCGACAGAATGCATAAGCTTTTGAAACCCGCCGTGGAACTTCTTGCGGGAATTCCGTCGGTGATCTACGGCTTTTTTGGACTTGTCGTCATCGTTCCGTTCGTGCGTCAAAATTTTGGCGGCAGCGGTGCGAGCATTTTGACCGCATCGATCCTTCTCGGTATCATGATTTTACCGACCATCATTTCGGTTTCCGAGGCGGCGCTTCGAGCGGTTCCCAACAGTTATTACGAAGGTTCGCTCGCCCTGGGGGCGACTCATGAAAGGAGCGTCTTCTTTACGGTTCTCCCGGCAGCGACTTCGGGAATTGTCGCCGGGTTCATTCTTGGATTCGGACGTGCGATCGGTGAAACGATGGCGGTGATCCTTGTCGCCGGTAACCAAGCGCGCATGCCGAACGGAATCCTGGGCGGTATCCGAACCTTGACAGCAAACATCGTCCTAGAAATGGGCTATGCAGCGGATTTGCATCGAGAAGCCTTGATTGCAACGGGTGTCGTCCTGTTCACCTTCATCCTGATCATCAACCTGATGTTTTCCATTCTGAAAAAGAGAGTTATCCAATGA
- a CDS encoding serine hydrolase domain-containing protein: MNEAFEKSLNTLFESAIASGVFSKAVVGFTSEEGMEIRAYGTSEDSVFDIASVTKVCPTSTLALKRVLNGELDLDAKVIEFLPELRTNYRNEILVRHLLTHSLDYRVPMSSLKRLPPEQILDSLFQYRFKQQPGTIFNYGNPASILLGLVLMRISGGKSLQAQGEEEFFKPLGMTRSGWDPLTRVQKEEVVATEEDNWRGRMIQGEIHDESAFVLRKFFPVGSAGMFSTVPDLLKFVTMILNDGEFEGKRVMPAGVLSLVSSNALDGRVQGECTALGWELDAEKFMGSVHNSHMFGKTGFTGSSIVADAQKKKAVVLLSNFTYPKREDNASRINAFRSRLSELTFTH, translated from the coding sequence ATGAACGAAGCATTTGAAAAATCCTTAAATACCCTGTTTGAAAGTGCAATTGCAAGTGGAGTGTTCTCTAAAGCGGTTGTCGGATTCACATCGGAAGAAGGCATGGAGATTCGTGCCTATGGCACATCGGAAGATTCTGTGTTTGATATTGCTTCGGTCACAAAAGTTTGCCCGACATCGACGCTTGCATTAAAACGCGTTTTAAACGGAGAATTGGATTTAGATGCGAAAGTCATCGAGTTCCTTCCTGAATTGCGTACAAATTACAGGAACGAAATTCTAGTGCGTCATTTGCTGACGCACAGCCTCGACTATCGAGTACCGATGAGTTCCTTAAAGCGCCTTCCGCCGGAGCAGATATTGGATTCACTTTTTCAGTATCGCTTTAAACAACAACCGGGAACTATTTTCAATTACGGCAATCCGGCGAGCATTTTGCTTGGGCTTGTTCTAATGCGAATTTCGGGCGGTAAAAGTTTGCAGGCTCAGGGCGAAGAAGAATTTTTTAAGCCGCTTGGCATGACGCGTTCCGGCTGGGATCCGCTGACTCGTGTGCAGAAAGAAGAAGTCGTGGCGACCGAAGAAGATAACTGGCGCGGTCGAATGATTCAGGGCGAAATTCACGACGAAAGCGCCTTTGTTTTGCGCAAGTTCTTTCCGGTCGGCAGTGCGGGAATGTTCTCCACGGTGCCGGACCTTTTGAAATTCGTGACGATGATCTTGAACGATGGGGAATTCGAAGGCAAGCGCGTGATGCCTGCGGGCGTTTTAAGCCTTGTTTCTTCGAATGCTTTAGATGGTCGAGTGCAAGGGGAATGTACGGCTCTCGGTTGGGAACTCGATGCAGAAAAGTTCATGGGAAGCGTCCACAACTCGCACATGTTCGGCAAAACGGGCTTTACAGGTTCAAGCATTGTCGCGGATGCGCAAAAAAAGAAGGCCGTGGTGCTGCTCAGCAACTTCACTTACCCCAAAAGAGAAGACAATGCGTCGAGAATTAACGCTTTTCGGTCGCGTCTTTCTGAATTGACGTTCACCCATTGA
- a CDS encoding TrpB-like pyridoxal phosphate-dependent enzyme has translation MSEEIPYKIYLSEKEIPTNWYNIRADMKNKPAPLLNPGTLQPLTFEELTPIFCEELVKQELDNDTPWIPIPEEVRNFYKMYRPSPLVRAYCLEKALGTPAKIYYKFEGNNTSGSHKLNSAIAQAYYAKKQGLKGVTTETGAGQWGTALSMACAYFGLDCKVYMVKVSYEQKPFRREVMRTYGASVTPSPSMTTEIGRKINAEYPGTSGSLGCAISEAVEAALNLDGYRYELGSVLNQVLLHQTIIGLETKAALDKYNIVPDTIIGCAGGGSNLGGLVSPFLGEKIRGEKDYQIIAVEPASCPSLTRGVFAYDFCDTGHVCPLAKMYTLGSEFIPSANHAGGLRYHGMTPILSQAFHDGFMEARSVEQTQVFEAATQFARVEGILPAPESSHAIRVAIDEALKCKETGEAKTIVFGLTGTGYFDLKAYAAYNDGNMNDYIPTDEDLQASINKIPHFPGNLA, from the coding sequence ATGAGCGAAGAAATTCCGTACAAGATTTATCTTTCCGAAAAAGAAATTCCGACCAACTGGTACAACATCCGTGCCGACATGAAGAACAAGCCGGCCCCTCTGCTGAACCCGGGCACTCTTCAGCCTCTCACGTTTGAAGAACTCACCCCGATCTTCTGCGAAGAGCTCGTCAAACAGGAACTTGACAACGATACTCCGTGGATTCCTATTCCGGAAGAAGTCCGCAACTTCTACAAAATGTACCGCCCGTCGCCGCTTGTTCGCGCCTACTGTCTCGAAAAGGCTCTCGGCACCCCGGCAAAAATCTATTACAAGTTCGAAGGTAACAATACAAGCGGAAGCCATAAGCTGAACTCCGCCATTGCCCAGGCCTATTACGCAAAGAAACAAGGCTTGAAGGGTGTCACGACCGAAACGGGTGCTGGCCAGTGGGGCACTGCCCTTTCGATGGCTTGCGCCTACTTTGGACTGGACTGCAAAGTTTACATGGTGAAGGTTTCTTATGAACAGAAGCCATTCCGCCGCGAAGTGATGCGCACCTATGGCGCAAGCGTTACCCCGTCTCCGTCCATGACCACGGAAATCGGTCGCAAGATCAACGCCGAATACCCGGGCACCTCCGGAAGCCTCGGTTGCGCCATTTCCGAAGCTGTGGAAGCGGCTCTGAATCTGGATGGCTACCGTTATGAACTCGGTTCCGTTCTGAACCAGGTCCTTTTGCACCAGACAATCATCGGTCTCGAAACCAAGGCCGCCCTCGACAAGTACAACATCGTTCCGGATACAATCATCGGCTGCGCTGGCGGTGGTTCTAACCTCGGCGGCCTCGTTTCTCCGTTCCTCGGCGAAAAGATACGCGGCGAAAAGGACTACCAGATTATCGCAGTCGAACCGGCATCCTGCCCGAGCTTGACCCGTGGCGTATTTGCTTACGACTTCTGCGATACCGGTCACGTTTGCCCGCTCGCCAAGATGTACACGCTCGGTTCTGAATTCATACCGTCTGCAAACCACGCAGGTGGTCTTCGCTACCACGGTATGACCCCAATTCTTTCCCAGGCTTTCCACGATGGCTTTATGGAAGCCCGTTCCGTGGAACAAACCCAGGTGTTCGAAGCCGCTACGCAGTTCGCACGTGTGGAAGGCATTCTCCCGGCACCGGAATCGAGCCACGCGATTCGTGTTGCGATTGACGAAGCTCTCAAGTGCAAGGAAACCGGCGAAGCAAAGACGATTGTCTTTGGCCTCACGGGTACCGGCTACTTCGATCTCAAGGCTTACGCAGCATACAACGACGGCAACATGAACGACTACATCCCGACGGATGAAGATCTTCAGGCAAGCATCAACAAAATCCCGCACTTCCCGGGCAACTTGGCTTAA
- the phoU gene encoding phosphate signaling complex protein PhoU produces the protein MRNRFDSQLEILSNTIEEMGSLVEDSLRAAIETLSSLDRATAKHIVAADKEIDQKQKEIEGLCLRLLLSQQPVARDLRLISASLKMVGDLERIGDQAADIAEIVAYTDPSDAPIQLEAIPAMGKATLLMLGQSVSAFTDRDLHLARHVIDSDDTVDACFASAKRELVQIVKNNESRAESAINSIMVAKYLERIGDHAMNVAQWAIFAETGTHHGVSLINGATEIDDK, from the coding sequence ATGAGAAACCGTTTTGATTCCCAACTCGAAATTTTAAGCAACACAATCGAAGAAATGGGTTCCCTTGTCGAAGATTCTTTAAGGGCCGCCATTGAAACCCTTTCTTCTTTGGACCGCGCCACAGCTAAGCACATTGTCGCGGCCGACAAGGAAATCGACCAAAAACAAAAAGAAATCGAAGGGCTCTGTCTGCGCCTCCTTTTAAGCCAACAGCCTGTAGCTCGTGACCTTCGATTGATTTCCGCCTCCCTCAAAATGGTCGGAGACTTAGAACGCATTGGCGACCAGGCCGCAGATATCGCAGAAATCGTCGCCTACACGGACCCAAGCGATGCACCAATCCAGCTCGAAGCGATTCCCGCCATGGGCAAGGCAACCCTGCTAATGCTCGGCCAAAGCGTGAGCGCCTTTACCGATAGGGACTTGCACTTGGCTCGTCACGTCATCGACAGCGACGATACCGTAGACGCCTGTTTTGCCTCTGCCAAAAGAGAGCTCGTTCAAATCGTTAAGAATAACGAAAGCCGTGCCGAGAGCGCCATCAACTCCATTATGGTTGCCAAATACTTGGAACGCATTGGTGACCACGCGATGAACGTTGCGCAATGGGCAATCTTTGCCGAAACAGGAACGCATCACGGTGTAAGCTTGATCAACGGCGCAACGGAAATCGACGACAAATAA